One genomic segment of Deltaproteobacteria bacterium includes these proteins:
- a CDS encoding DTW domain-containing protein has translation MTRCPRCYLPAQRCICSDIPRVATRTRVVVIRHALERHKPSNTGRLVAYALENSELVDYGGTAAGTWRFAARSGDAVLFPARPPQSEPPAPPPRRLIVVDGTWQQARRMVQRIDALRRLPALSLPPPAVDPPRLRRPPAPGRLATLEAVARALAWLEGDDVAAPLDALYALFVARSRAAGRHRG, from the coding sequence ATGACAAGGTGCCCGCGCTGCTACCTACCCGCGCAGCGCTGTATCTGCAGCGACATTCCGCGGGTCGCGACGCGTACGCGCGTCGTGGTCATTCGCCACGCGCTCGAGCGCCACAAGCCGAGCAACACCGGCCGGCTCGTCGCGTACGCGCTCGAAAACAGCGAGCTTGTCGACTACGGTGGCACTGCGGCCGGCACGTGGCGGTTCGCAGCGCGCAGCGGTGACGCCGTGCTGTTTCCCGCCCGGCCGCCGCAGTCCGAACCACCCGCGCCGCCGCCGCGGCGACTGATCGTCGTCGACGGCACGTGGCAGCAGGCGCGCCGCATGGTTCAGCGCATCGACGCGCTGCGGCGCCTGCCCGCGCTGTCGCTGCCGCCGCCGGCCGTAGATCCGCCGCGCCTGCGCCGGCCGCCCGCGCCCGGGCGACTCGCGACGCTCGAGGCGGTTGCGCGAGCGCTCGCGTGGCTCGAGGGCGACGACGTGGCCGCACCGCTGGACGCGCTGTACGCGCTGTTCGTCGCCCGAAGTCGGGCGGCGGGGCGCCATCGCGGCTGA
- a CDS encoding NADPH:quinone oxidoreductase family protein: protein MRAWRVHQYGDYRDVLRWEECEPPPPPSGGVRLRVAASGVNFPDILAIAGRYQVRAPLPFSPGLEAAGVVDAAGAGSRYRPGQRVVAFASWGAHADYMTAPDAAVFPIPDAMTDEHAAALTVIYQTSYFALRWRAALQPGEVLLVHGGAGGVGTSAIQLGKHMGATVIATAGSEAKLQVCRDAGADHVIHHRDADFVAVVRELTGGRGADVIYDPVGGDTFDRSTKCIAFGGRLVVIGFASGRIPDIRANRILLKNISVVGLHWGAYLDHEPDRLRRCHDALCELYAAGAFRPVLYATLPLERYPDALDALRSRDSYGKIVLTTT, encoded by the coding sequence ATGCGCGCCTGGCGAGTCCACCAGTACGGCGACTATCGCGACGTCCTGCGGTGGGAGGAGTGCGAGCCGCCGCCTCCGCCGAGCGGAGGCGTGAGGCTGCGCGTCGCGGCCAGCGGCGTCAACTTTCCCGACATCCTGGCGATCGCGGGTCGCTACCAGGTCCGCGCGCCGCTGCCGTTTTCGCCGGGGCTCGAGGCGGCCGGCGTGGTCGACGCCGCCGGCGCCGGCAGCCGGTATCGTCCCGGCCAGCGCGTAGTCGCCTTCGCGTCGTGGGGAGCGCACGCCGACTACATGACGGCGCCCGACGCGGCGGTGTTTCCGATTCCCGATGCGATGACCGACGAGCACGCCGCTGCGCTCACCGTCATCTACCAGACGAGCTACTTCGCCCTGCGCTGGCGCGCCGCTTTGCAACCCGGAGAGGTGCTGCTCGTTCACGGTGGCGCGGGCGGCGTCGGCACGTCGGCCATCCAACTCGGCAAACACATGGGCGCGACGGTCATCGCAACGGCTGGCAGCGAGGCCAAGTTGCAGGTGTGCCGCGATGCCGGCGCCGATCACGTGATTCATCACCGCGACGCCGACTTCGTCGCGGTCGTGCGCGAGTTGACGGGCGGCCGCGGCGCGGACGTCATCTACGACCCGGTCGGCGGCGACACGTTCGACCGCAGCACCAAGTGCATCGCGTTCGGCGGGCGACTGGTCGTCATCGGCTTCGCCAGCGGGCGCATCCCCGACATCCGCGCCAACCGCATCCTGCTCAAGAACATCAGCGTCGTCGGCCTGCACTGGGGCGCGTACCTCGACCACGAGCCCGACCGCCTCCGCAGGTGCCACGACGCGCTGTGCGAGCTCTACGCGGCGGGTGCGTTTCGCCCGGTGCTGTATGCGACCTTGCCGCTCGAGCGCTATCCGGATGCGCTCGACGCGCTGCGCTCGCGCGACAGCTACGGAAAGATCGTCCTGACAACGACATGA
- a CDS encoding alpha/beta fold hydrolase has product MGIGAQMIVWPDALCELLVDRGFRVIRFDNRDVGLSQKMHGQRVGDVRKVMVRALLGLPVDAPYTLVDMADDTAGLLDALGLDSAHIVGASMGGMIAQTMAIVHPHRVRSLTSLMSTAGRRRHAFGRFAAIRALLGSAPRNRDEAVERAVQFYEVCGSKGFPIDWERIRDTAGRAYDRCFYPPGFVRQFAAIAATGSRYEALRFVRAPTAVIHGSDDPLILPAAGRDVARAIPGATFRVIEGMGHDLPAAVWPILAGEIERVAARAAERERTRRPASPVPVAPARRATGRTS; this is encoded by the coding sequence ATGGGGATCGGCGCACAGATGATCGTATGGCCGGACGCGCTGTGCGAACTGCTGGTCGACCGCGGTTTCCGCGTGATCCGCTTCGACAACCGCGACGTCGGGCTGTCTCAGAAGATGCACGGGCAACGAGTCGGGGACGTCCGCAAAGTCATGGTGCGCGCGCTGCTCGGACTGCCCGTGGACGCGCCGTATACGCTGGTGGACATGGCCGACGACACGGCCGGGTTGCTCGACGCGCTCGGCCTCGACAGCGCGCACATCGTCGGCGCGTCGATGGGCGGCATGATCGCCCAGACGATGGCGATCGTGCACCCGCACCGGGTGCGCAGCCTCACGTCGTTGATGTCCACGGCCGGGCGCCGGCGCCACGCCTTCGGCCGGTTTGCGGCCATCCGCGCGCTGCTCGGGTCGGCGCCGCGCAACCGCGACGAGGCGGTCGAGCGCGCGGTGCAGTTTTACGAAGTCTGCGGCAGCAAGGGGTTCCCGATCGACTGGGAGCGCATTCGCGACACGGCCGGCCGCGCCTACGATCGATGCTTCTACCCGCCGGGCTTCGTGCGCCAGTTCGCCGCGATCGCCGCCACCGGGTCGCGTTACGAGGCGCTGCGGTTCGTGCGCGCGCCGACCGCGGTGATTCACGGCTCGGACGATCCGCTGATCCTGCCGGCCGCGGGGCGCGACGTCGCCCGCGCGATCCCCGGCGCGACGTTCCGCGTGATCGAGGGGATGGGCCACGACCTGCCGGCGGCCGTGTGGCCGATCCTCGCCGGCGAGATCGAGCGCGTCGCGGCGCGCGCGGCCGAGCGCGAGCGCACGCGCCGCCCGGCGTCGCCGGTGCCGGTTGCGCCGGCACGTCGCGCTACAGGCCGTACTTCTTGA